A genomic segment from Bacillota bacterium encodes:
- a CDS encoding ABC-2 family transporter protein, translating to MRRYWRLYKVFWRNGFRRELEFRANFWAKVITNFAWLFFFIALVEVIYARTDAVAGWNRNDAFLLVATCYWMSSIASITFFRNLWMLPSLIRLGTFDFVLVKPVSSLFWTSFRFVNMDEIGTLIGSFAMLGYAVSRMRPLPDLTQVVEYFVLCFSGLTMYYSFYLLAMTLSFWLVRVDNLSALVDTILYMARFPTDIFRGVLQRILTFIIPLAFIATIPSKAMLGRMEWWLLPVGVGLAMFFLACAIAFWRFATRHYTSASS from the coding sequence GTGCGTCGCTACTGGCGGCTGTACAAAGTGTTCTGGCGCAACGGCTTCCGGCGCGAGCTGGAGTTCCGGGCGAACTTCTGGGCGAAGGTCATCACCAACTTTGCATGGTTGTTCTTCTTCATCGCGCTGGTGGAGGTTATCTACGCGCGCACCGATGCCGTTGCCGGCTGGAACCGCAACGACGCCTTCCTGCTGGTAGCGACCTGTTACTGGATGAGCTCCATCGCCAGCATCACCTTCTTCCGCAACCTGTGGATGCTGCCCAGCCTGATACGACTGGGCACGTTTGACTTCGTGCTCGTGAAGCCCGTTTCCAGCCTGTTCTGGACATCCTTTCGCTTCGTGAACATGGATGAGATAGGCACCCTCATCGGTTCCTTCGCCATGCTGGGTTACGCGGTATCACGGATGCGTCCGCTGCCCGACCTGACACAGGTAGTGGAGTATTTTGTGCTCTGTTTCAGCGGGTTAACCATGTACTACTCGTTCTACCTGCTGGCGATGACGCTCTCCTTCTGGCTCGTGCGGGTGGACAACCTCTCCGCGCTGGTGGACACCATCCTGTATATGGCGCGTTTCCCAACGGACATCTTTCGTGGTGTGTTGCAACGCATATTGACCTTCATCATCCCGCTGGCGTTCATCGCTACAATACCCTCCAAAGCGATGCTGGGCAGGATGGAGTGGTGGTTATTGCCGGTGGGAGTAGGGCTGGCGATGTTTTTCCTCGCCTGCGCGATAGCTTTCTGGCGATTTGCCACGCGGCACTACACCAGCGCGAGCAGCTGA
- the pfkB gene encoding 1-phosphofructokinase, with product MSRQPAVLTVTLNAAVDKTYRVEGFCLDRVFRVESGRVVAGGKGINVARVLHTLGVPVMATGFLGGHNGAFILDSLKQEGIPGDFVWTQGESRVCLAVIDPIHGTQTELNEIGPEIHPEEVTALEEKLRQLLRQFDYVTLSGSAPPGVPDDFHARVIRMGRGAGVRVVLDSSGSLLRHGVEAIPWMVKPNRAELAAVFGSEPTGWDDALEMARRLRQKGIEIVVVTLGKQGAIWVSPQGEWFAQPPEVEFVSAVGSGDSMLGAMLYAVIQGMSAPDVLRWGVAAGAANAAVFGAGFCTREQIEALVPKVRCERPSGRLSA from the coding sequence ATGAGCAGACAGCCTGCAGTATTGACGGTCACTCTCAACGCAGCGGTAGACAAGACTTATCGCGTCGAGGGTTTTTGTCTGGACCGGGTGTTCCGCGTCGAGTCGGGCAGAGTGGTCGCCGGTGGGAAGGGCATCAACGTGGCGCGGGTGTTGCACACGCTGGGCGTGCCGGTCATGGCGACTGGCTTCCTCGGCGGACACAACGGCGCGTTCATTCTGGACAGCCTGAAGCAGGAGGGCATCCCTGGCGACTTCGTGTGGACGCAAGGGGAGAGCCGCGTGTGTTTGGCAGTCATTGACCCTATCCACGGAACGCAGACCGAGCTGAACGAGATTGGACCCGAAATCCATCCCGAGGAGGTCACGGCACTGGAAGAAAAGCTGAGGCAGCTGTTGCGCCAGTTCGACTACGTCACCCTGTCTGGCAGCGCACCTCCTGGAGTGCCCGACGACTTTCACGCACGGGTCATCCGCATGGGACGCGGAGCGGGGGTCAGAGTGGTGCTGGACAGCAGCGGCTCGTTGCTCCGACACGGAGTGGAAGCTATCCCGTGGATGGTGAAGCCCAATCGCGCGGAACTCGCTGCTGTGTTCGGGTCTGAGCCGACAGGGTGGGATGATGCGCTGGAGATGGCTCGTCGGCTCCGCCAGAAAGGCATTGAGATTGTGGTGGTAACTCTGGGCAAGCAAGGGGCAATCTGGGTCAGCCCACAGGGAGAGTGGTTCGCGCAACCGCCCGAGGTAGAGTTCGTGAGCGCGGTCGGCTCTGGTGACTCGATGCTCGGGGCGATGTTGTATGCGGTCATTCAGGGCATGTCGGCTCCCGATGTGCTTCGCTGGGGGGTGGCGGCCGGCGCGGCTAACGCCGCCGTATTCGGAGCGGGTTTCTGTACGCGGGAGCAGATTGAGGCGTTAGTGCCCAAAGTGCGGTGTGAACGCCCCTCCGGCAGGCTTTCCGCTTAA
- a CDS encoding MFS transporter: MAKQPPDMSKEMTTTLPKWQLQVVQVGQSIATTMILYGQPFYARRALEWSPATIAMAQIGIGLLTAIGSVLGGRLIERRGCRTSMNLGLVGLIAGSLAGCVLPEGWNMVTAIVLVAAFQGFVWPAIEAAITRGEPQHRVQHLVGMYNLGWSGGSGFAFFITTPLMSAFGLRAMFALPLMLYLFNLFLLWKVLPDYDSVPDEHHTVVDSEGVELTPQQRHAFRLLGWLANPMAYVAINVIVTYNPMVAQRIGVSFATASSWFSLWFYVRMFAFELLRRWSGWHYRPNLLFAAFGMAMLGFAGMMFAPSLAVHLLSQIVFGLSIGLLYQSSLFYSMAGSEEKGTHGGFHESFIGLGLATGASLAFVGDRIAPQHPALSVLLVWGLMGVCLAVMWRIARGMSSSKPS, encoded by the coding sequence ATGGCGAAACAGCCACCGGATATGAGCAAGGAAATGACCACAACCCTCCCCAAGTGGCAGTTGCAGGTGGTGCAGGTCGGGCAATCGATTGCTACCACCATGATCCTGTACGGTCAACCCTTCTACGCCCGGCGAGCGCTGGAATGGAGCCCTGCTACCATCGCTATGGCGCAGATCGGGATCGGTCTTCTCACGGCAATCGGGTCGGTGCTGGGGGGCAGGCTCATCGAACGGCGCGGCTGTCGCACCTCGATGAATCTGGGGCTGGTCGGACTGATTGCTGGTTCTCTGGCAGGCTGTGTCCTCCCGGAGGGCTGGAACATGGTAACAGCGATCGTGCTGGTCGCGGCATTTCAGGGGTTTGTCTGGCCTGCCATTGAAGCTGCCATCACACGCGGCGAGCCACAACACCGTGTTCAGCACCTGGTCGGAATGTATAACCTCGGTTGGTCGGGAGGGAGCGGCTTTGCGTTCTTCATCACCACCCCGCTCATGAGCGCCTTCGGGTTGCGGGCGATGTTTGCTCTGCCGCTCATGCTCTACCTGTTTAATCTCTTCCTGTTATGGAAAGTGCTGCCCGATTACGACAGCGTGCCCGACGAACACCATACCGTCGTAGACTCCGAAGGCGTGGAGCTGACGCCGCAGCAACGCCATGCCTTCCGCCTGCTGGGCTGGCTGGCGAACCCCATGGCATACGTCGCCATCAACGTCATCGTCACCTACAATCCGATGGTGGCACAGCGTATCGGTGTCAGTTTCGCCACCGCCAGCAGCTGGTTCAGCCTGTGGTTCTATGTGCGCATGTTTGCCTTCGAGCTGCTGCGTCGCTGGAGCGGCTGGCACTATCGCCCCAACCTGCTGTTTGCGGCGTTCGGCATGGCGATGCTGGGCTTTGCGGGCATGATGTTTGCCCCTTCGCTGGCGGTGCATCTGCTGTCGCAAATCGTCTTCGGGCTGAGCATCGGGTTGCTATACCAGTCTTCGCTGTTCTACTCGATGGCGGGCAGCGAGGAGAAAGGCACGCACGGCGGTTTCCATGAATCGTTCATCGGGCTGGGACTGGCGACAGGGGCGAGTTTAGCGTTTGTTGGCGACCGTATCGCGCCGCAGCATCCTGCGCTGTCGGTGTTGCTGGTGTGGGGGCTGATGGGGGTGTGTCTTGCGGTGATGTGGCGTATCGCGCGTGGGATGTCTTCTTCAAAGCCTTCTTGA
- a CDS encoding Gfo/Idh/MocA family oxidoreductase, translating into MAEYGVLVHGAGWVSTEHVRAYQRNPYTEVVAICSRTRESAERLKETTGAVNAKIYTDYEQALADANVHLVSICTPPNLHPRETILAAQAGKHILIEKAVANSREELIEMVKAVRQAGVKTVVSFVLHWNPQFMTIKRLLEQNAIGRIFYAEVDYWHHIGPHYRQYEWNVKKSVARSSFLSAGCHAVDAIRYFVQDEIDEVMAYSNNTDPNYEYDTNVVAAVRFRGGAIGKLSSILDCRCPYAFNIDLLGERGTLRDNRIWAKDLFPGQTDWITVPTIRPDSGDVTHHPFHGEIDHFVDCVRNNVESHVSLFDAAKTHEVIYAIDESAATGKPVKVRYEASAV; encoded by the coding sequence ATGGCGGAATACGGTGTGCTGGTTCACGGCGCAGGGTGGGTCTCCACCGAACACGTGCGCGCCTATCAACGCAATCCCTACACGGAGGTTGTCGCTATCTGCAGCCGCACCCGCGAGAGCGCGGAAAGGTTGAAAGAGACTACCGGCGCGGTCAACGCAAAGATTTACACTGACTACGAGCAGGCGCTGGCAGACGCGAACGTGCATCTGGTCTCCATCTGCACCCCGCCAAACCTTCACCCGCGCGAGACCATTCTGGCGGCGCAGGCAGGAAAGCATATCCTGATAGAAAAAGCGGTCGCCAACAGCCGCGAGGAGCTGATCGAGATGGTCAAAGCAGTGCGGCAGGCGGGTGTGAAGACAGTGGTGAGCTTCGTGTTGCACTGGAACCCGCAGTTCATGACCATCAAGCGGCTGCTGGAGCAAAACGCCATCGGACGCATCTTCTACGCGGAGGTGGACTACTGGCATCACATTGGCCCGCACTACCGCCAGTACGAGTGGAACGTCAAGAAGAGCGTGGCACGCAGTTCCTTCCTGAGCGCGGGTTGCCACGCGGTGGACGCCATCCGCTACTTCGTGCAGGATGAGATCGACGAGGTGATGGCGTACTCCAACAACACCGACCCTAACTACGAGTACGATACGAACGTGGTGGCGGCGGTGCGGTTCCGCGGCGGCGCGATTGGCAAACTGTCGTCCATTCTGGATTGCCGGTGCCCGTATGCGTTCAACATCGACCTGCTGGGCGAGCGGGGAACCCTGCGCGACAACCGCATCTGGGCGAAGGACCTGTTCCCCGGACAGACGGACTGGATTACGGTTCCCACCATCCGTCCCGACAGCGGCGATGTGACGCACCACCCCTTCCACGGCGAGATCGACCACTTCGTGGACTGCGTGCGCAACAACGTGGAGAGCCACGTCAGCCTGTTTGACGCCGCGAAGACGCATGAGGTCATCTACGCCATCGACGAATCGGCGGCGACGGGTAAGCCGGTGAAGGTGCGTTACGAGGCGTCGGCGGTGTGA
- a CDS encoding PIG-L family deacetylase — protein sequence MRVLAVGAHPDDIEILCAGTLLRYRQQGQEVVICVATNGEQGHFVLKPDELRQIRHQEAKASADLCGAELIWMDIPDEFIYHDHATRMAFIEMVRKARPDVVITHNPTDYHMDHRVVSELVFVSTFIATLPHVETESPPTPRLPVIYYMDSLAGAEFIPTEYVDITPVIEQKIQMMECHQSQVKWLREHDNIDITDFIRVMGRFRGLSAGVMYAEGFRRLEAWGRGTVTRLLP from the coding sequence ATGCGCGTTTTAGCGGTGGGCGCACATCCCGACGATATCGAAATCCTGTGCGCGGGCACCCTCCTGCGCTATCGGCAGCAGGGGCAAGAGGTGGTCATCTGCGTCGCCACCAACGGCGAGCAGGGGCACTTCGTGCTGAAGCCCGACGAACTGCGCCAAATCCGTCATCAGGAGGCAAAGGCTTCCGCCGACCTGTGCGGGGCGGAGCTTATCTGGATGGACATCCCTGATGAGTTCATCTACCACGACCACGCTACACGCATGGCGTTCATCGAGATGGTGCGCAAGGCAAGACCCGATGTGGTCATCACCCACAACCCGACGGACTATCACATGGACCATCGCGTGGTGTCGGAGTTGGTGTTCGTCAGCACCTTCATCGCCACGCTGCCGCATGTGGAGACCGAAAGCCCGCCCACGCCGCGCCTGCCAGTCATCTACTACATGGACAGCCTGGCGGGGGCGGAGTTTATCCCCACCGAATACGTGGACATCACGCCCGTCATCGAGCAGAAGATACAGATGATGGAGTGCCACCAGAGCCAGGTGAAGTGGCTGCGGGAGCATGACAACATCGACATCACCGATTTCATCCGCGTGATGGGACGGTTTCGCGGGCTGAGCGCAGGCGTGATGTATGCCGAGGGCTTCCGTCGGCTCGAGGCGTGGGGGCGGGGTACCGTCACGCGCCTGTTGCCGTGA
- a CDS encoding nucleotidyltransferase domain-containing protein translates to MDQRAASIESIVQRYCEQLRILGVHPQKVILFGSRARGEGDNYSDIDLLVVSSDFKGMGLRARLETLGIAAARVWEPIEAIAASPEDLQQVEPADFLSEVLRTGKVVWEER, encoded by the coding sequence ATGGATCAAAGAGCAGCTTCCATAGAATCCATTGTGCAGCGCTACTGCGAGCAGTTGAGGATACTGGGCGTGCATCCGCAGAAGGTCATCCTTTTCGGCTCCCGTGCTCGGGGGGAGGGTGACAACTACAGTGACATCGACCTGCTGGTGGTCTCCTCCGACTTCAAGGGGATGGGGCTTCGCGCCCGTTTGGAGACATTAGGGATTGCCGCCGCCCGCGTTTGGGAACCGATAGAAGCCATCGCCGCCTCTCCCGAAGACCTGCAGCAGGTGGAACCTGCGGACTTCCTTTCAGAAGTGCTCCGCACGGGGAAGGTGGTCTGGGAAGAGAGATAG
- a CDS encoding HEPN domain-containing protein yields MFKATQEWVKQAEYDIDTAEQMLVAGRYLYVVFFCHLAIEKMLKAAVTERTAQPPPRTHNLILLAQLAQLPVPQEHTEFIGKIGDASIVTRYPQDLSQALTEYTEPIARLYLQHSKEVLRWIKEQLP; encoded by the coding sequence ATGTTCAAAGCGACTCAGGAATGGGTAAAACAAGCAGAGTATGATATAGACACTGCTGAGCAGATGTTGGTCGCGGGCAGGTATTTGTACGTCGTATTTTTCTGTCACCTCGCCATTGAGAAGATGCTGAAGGCGGCTGTTACCGAGCGCACTGCGCAACCCCCACCTCGTACGCATAATCTTATTCTTCTGGCTCAGCTTGCCCAGCTGCCGGTACCTCAGGAACACACAGAGTTTATCGGCAAGATAGGCGACGCCAGCATTGTCACGAGATACCCGCAGGATTTGTCCCAGGCACTCACTGAATACACGGAGCCGATAGCTCGCCTGTACCTGCAGCACAGCAAGGAGGTTCTACGATGGATCAAAGAGCAGCTTCCATAG
- a CDS encoding M28 family peptidase, with amino-acid sequence MKVRFLWACFALIWLEVFGTAAWSQPKVDPEVAEAYKRLAGAVSSQRIRQTVYQLSSYPSRVAGYPGSEAAANWIEEQFRQIGLQRVTTEEFAVTVPVDKGAKLRVGNREFPLYAMWPNLVRTSQLPPEGITGPVIYARDGKLPNFSGKNVEGSIVLVDFNCGTDWLNAPRLGAKAVIFIEPNATMRGEAESKFIGIPVTVPRFYIRKSDAAPLLALTAEQREVKGTLFCNMPWERRTTRNIIGWIEGSDPKFKNQIIVISAYYDAMSAVPALAPGAESACGLAGLLEVARAYKANPPKRTIMFLATSAHFLSLQGVREWMDRHMFELERPNVGQRLVNSLISTIGIKPKQKKLLDIYLFLSLDLSSKSRQVGLFYKGYFYDMREDVQNRFSDTARICRENAEKVGYVLGFDHRKAFADGVNPVEGKNWRNYLPGKFAFDAEVVTLSGANGMTFCTTDDSRALVDTPFDTPEKVNIANVTRQTKLIACLLYHILNDTNAPGELNVPRFPISEPGNFQTMGLQGGFGTLDGQVVLFDPRKSFIPNQPVPGSLAVVRHATKTFMGVRGNMIQKVGDDAYFRFPGIPPITAYGWNRMTSIAAYRLNEQTGEIEFAPDLGVTGASEYAIDFTMSTGRKTTRIVVFRCVPTSIYDLVDQQALRALTTMEVLDGETNGQPRMYGYTLATVQDYSLTSYVEDVAVVFAQPGSRIKIMMGVGPGATRFLLINSTPQKPEGEGYLVAGSAEEAQGFVVRTFSERELTERDLIARGGTIANTALRVAEDMWNLDEWRMSRLRQFRIINEGLEQLHGLAKEHLDKARAALERRDYATFDSYARAAWGYEARAYPDVQATANDVVRGVIFYMFLLMPFAYFMERLLFGFSDLKRQLLAAFIIFLLVFFAFSQIHPAFQLVSNLFVVLLAFIMLALSLLVTFMVAGKFEEQLKQLNRQISGIHRADIGRVSVAFAAFNLGVSNMRRRKARTLLTSITLVLLTFIVLSFTSIVNVLRFNKVPAPGTPLYNGIMIRTALWEPLQEPAYRLLQDEFRDRAVAPRSWFFGAAFGEQSFLTLRRGDRQYDAKAAVGLSPAEAEVTQPQKALVAGRWFREGDRYVAIVPTAIAQQLRIEPADVGKAKVNFSGVDYTVIGILDSQKFKQITDLDREPLTPVDFILMQKMQRQGAGAGEAGFREYVHLEPDACFYIPYKTLMNIGGEIRSIAISFATPDEVRVVLDKLMPRLGLNIYAGQGDRTWRYSTLAATSGRGIEFVVIPVLIAALIVLQTMLSSVYERVKEIHIFSSLGLSPTHIGLLFLAEAMVYAILGSVTGYFLGQLSAKIIVWLNVPGLYLNFSSMAAVVSTLIVVATVLGSTIYPARKASEVATPALERTWRVPEPEGDVWRIPMPFSVTRVQAAGLNSFLSEWLQAYEEYSIGDFVTQGVKAEEYEYDGGTAYRITCTAWVAPFDLGVSQNVEIEATPTDMPDVYDLHLTLTRLSGDIANWKRVNRRFLNTLRKQFLIWRTLRQEERERYLQKTDGRQAAGVPSTQPATGA; translated from the coding sequence ATGAAGGTGCGTTTCCTGTGGGCATGTTTCGCCCTGATCTGGCTGGAGGTTTTCGGGACGGCGGCGTGGAGCCAGCCGAAGGTGGATCCGGAGGTTGCGGAAGCGTACAAACGACTGGCTGGAGCCGTGTCCTCACAGCGCATCCGCCAGACGGTATATCAGCTCTCCTCGTATCCATCCCGTGTGGCAGGATACCCGGGCTCGGAAGCGGCGGCGAATTGGATTGAGGAGCAGTTCCGCCAGATTGGACTGCAGCGGGTGACCACGGAGGAGTTCGCAGTTACCGTTCCCGTAGACAAGGGCGCGAAACTGCGCGTGGGCAACCGTGAGTTTCCGCTGTACGCAATGTGGCCCAATTTGGTGCGAACCTCGCAGCTGCCACCAGAAGGCATCACGGGTCCCGTCATCTACGCGCGCGACGGCAAACTGCCCAACTTCAGCGGAAAGAACGTGGAAGGCAGCATCGTGCTGGTCGACTTCAACTGCGGTACCGACTGGCTGAACGCGCCGCGCCTTGGAGCGAAGGCAGTCATCTTCATCGAACCGAACGCCACCATGCGCGGCGAGGCGGAGTCCAAGTTCATCGGCATTCCGGTCACCGTGCCGCGCTTTTACATCCGCAAGAGCGACGCCGCGCCTCTGCTTGCGCTCACTGCCGAGCAGCGCGAGGTGAAAGGCACGCTCTTCTGCAACATGCCCTGGGAGCGACGCACCACCCGCAACATCATCGGCTGGATAGAGGGCTCCGACCCGAAGTTTAAGAACCAGATTATCGTCATCTCCGCCTACTATGATGCGATGTCCGCCGTGCCCGCACTCGCTCCGGGTGCGGAGAGCGCGTGTGGACTTGCCGGACTGCTGGAGGTCGCGCGCGCCTACAAAGCCAATCCGCCCAAGCGCACCATCATGTTCCTCGCCACCAGCGCGCACTTCCTCTCCCTGCAGGGCGTGCGGGAGTGGATGGACCGGCACATGTTCGAGCTGGAACGCCCCAACGTCGGGCAGCGGCTGGTCAACTCGCTCATCAGCACCATCGGTATCAAGCCAAAGCAGAAGAAGCTGCTGGACATCTACCTGTTCCTGTCGCTGGACCTCTCCAGCAAGTCGCGGCAGGTGGGTCTGTTCTATAAAGGCTACTTCTACGATATGCGCGAGGACGTGCAGAACCGCTTTTCGGATACCGCGCGCATCTGCCGCGAAAACGCCGAGAAGGTGGGCTACGTGCTGGGCTTCGACCATAGAAAGGCGTTTGCCGACGGGGTCAACCCGGTGGAGGGCAAGAACTGGCGCAACTACCTGCCCGGCAAGTTCGCCTTCGACGCGGAGGTGGTGACGCTATCCGGCGCGAACGGCATGACCTTCTGTACTACCGACGACTCGCGCGCGCTGGTGGATACACCGTTTGATACGCCGGAAAAGGTCAACATAGCTAACGTCACTCGCCAGACGAAGCTGATTGCCTGTCTGCTGTATCATATCCTGAACGACACCAACGCGCCCGGCGAGCTGAACGTGCCGCGCTTCCCCATCTCCGAACCCGGCAACTTCCAGACGATGGGTTTGCAGGGTGGATTCGGCACGCTGGACGGACAGGTGGTGCTGTTTGACCCGCGCAAGAGCTTCATCCCCAACCAGCCAGTGCCTGGGTCGCTGGCGGTAGTGCGTCATGCCACCAAGACCTTCATGGGCGTGCGCGGCAACATGATCCAGAAGGTGGGCGACGATGCTTACTTCCGCTTCCCCGGCATCCCGCCCATCACTGCCTATGGCTGGAACCGGATGACCAGCATCGCCGCCTACCGCCTGAACGAGCAAACCGGCGAGATTGAGTTCGCGCCGGACCTGGGCGTTACGGGTGCCTCGGAGTATGCCATAGATTTCACCATGTCCACCGGGCGCAAGACCACCCGCATCGTCGTCTTCCGCTGTGTGCCGACGTCTATCTATGACCTGGTAGACCAGCAGGCACTGCGTGCGCTGACCACGATGGAGGTGCTGGACGGCGAGACGAACGGACAGCCGCGCATGTACGGCTACACACTGGCGACCGTGCAGGACTACTCGTTGACCTCCTATGTGGAGGATGTGGCAGTGGTGTTCGCACAGCCCGGTTCGCGCATCAAGATTATGATGGGCGTGGGCCCTGGAGCCACGCGCTTCCTGCTGATTAACTCCACGCCTCAGAAGCCGGAGGGTGAGGGGTATCTGGTGGCAGGCAGCGCAGAGGAGGCGCAGGGATTTGTGGTGCGCACCTTCTCGGAGCGGGAGCTGACCGAACGCGACCTGATTGCGCGCGGCGGCACCATCGCCAACACCGCCCTGCGGGTGGCGGAAGACATGTGGAACCTGGATGAGTGGCGGATGAGCCGCCTGCGCCAGTTCCGCATCATTAACGAAGGACTGGAGCAGCTGCACGGGCTGGCGAAAGAGCATCTGGACAAAGCCCGCGCCGCGCTGGAGCGCAGAGATTACGCCACCTTCGACTCTTACGCCCGTGCGGCATGGGGCTACGAAGCGCGTGCCTATCCCGACGTGCAGGCAACCGCCAACGACGTGGTGCGCGGTGTCATCTTCTATATGTTCCTGCTGATGCCCTTCGCCTACTTTATGGAGCGGTTGCTGTTCGGCTTCAGCGACCTGAAACGCCAGCTGTTGGCTGCATTCATCATCTTCCTGCTGGTGTTCTTCGCTTTCAGCCAGATACACCCGGCGTTCCAGCTGGTGAGCAACCTGTTTGTGGTGCTGCTGGCGTTCATCATGCTGGCGCTGTCGCTGCTGGTTACCTTCATGGTCGCGGGCAAGTTCGAGGAGCAGCTCAAGCAGCTCAACCGGCAGATTAGCGGCATCCACCGTGCGGACATCGGACGGGTGAGTGTGGCCTTTGCCGCGTTCAATCTGGGTGTGTCCAACATGCGCCGGCGCAAGGCGCGCACCCTGCTCACCAGCATCACACTGGTTTTGCTCACGTTCATTGTGCTGTCGTTCACCTCTATCGTGAACGTGTTGCGCTTCAACAAGGTTCCTGCACCAGGCACGCCCCTGTATAACGGTATCATGATTCGCACCGCGCTGTGGGAGCCTCTGCAGGAGCCTGCGTACCGACTGCTGCAGGATGAGTTCCGTGACAGGGCGGTGGCTCCCCGCTCGTGGTTCTTTGGCGCGGCGTTCGGCGAACAGTCGTTCCTTACCCTGCGACGAGGCGACCGCCAGTACGACGCCAAGGCGGCGGTGGGTTTATCGCCTGCCGAGGCAGAGGTCACGCAACCTCAGAAAGCCCTGGTGGCGGGACGCTGGTTCCGGGAGGGCGACCGCTACGTGGCTATCGTGCCCACGGCGATTGCCCAGCAACTGCGCATCGAGCCGGCGGACGTGGGTAAAGCGAAGGTCAACTTCAGCGGCGTGGACTATACGGTCATTGGCATTCTGGATAGCCAGAAGTTCAAGCAGATTACCGACCTCGACCGCGAGCCGCTGACACCGGTAGACTTCATCCTGATGCAGAAGATGCAGCGACAGGGAGCGGGCGCAGGCGAGGCAGGATTCCGCGAGTACGTCCACCTCGAACCCGACGCCTGTTTCTACATCCCGTACAAGACGCTGATGAACATCGGTGGCGAAATCCGCAGCATCGCTATCTCCTTCGCAACGCCTGACGAGGTGCGAGTGGTTCTGGATAAGCTGATGCCGCGCCTGGGCTTGAATATCTACGCGGGTCAGGGCGACAGGACGTGGCGATACTCCACGCTCGCGGCGACGTCAGGACGGGGTATCGAGTTCGTCGTTATCCCGGTACTGATTGCTGCGCTTATCGTGTTGCAGACCATGCTGAGCAGCGTATACGAGCGCGTGAAGGAGATACATATTTTCTCATCGCTGGGGTTATCGCCCACGCACATCGGTTTGCTGTTCCTTGCGGAGGCGATGGTGTACGCCATCCTCGGCTCGGTGACGGGTTACTTCCTGGGTCAGCTCAGCGCGAAGATTATCGTATGGCTGAACGTGCCGGGGCTGTACCTGAACTTCTCGTCGATGGCGGCGGTGGTCTCCACGCTGATTGTGGTGGCAACGGTACTGGGGTCTACCATCTACCCCGCCCGCAAAGCGTCGGAGGTGGCGACGCCTGCCCTGGAGCGCACCTGGCGCGTGCCCGAGCCGGAAGGCGACGTGTGGCGCATCCCGATGCCCTTCTCGGTGACTCGCGTGCAGGCGGCTGGCTTGAACTCGTTCCTGAGCGAGTGGCTGCAGGCTTATGAGGAGTACTCCATCGGCGACTTCGTGACGCAGGGCGTGAAAGCGGAAGAGTACGAGTACGACGGCGGCACCGCCTATCGCATCACCTGTACGGCATGGGTCGCGCCCTTTGACCTCGGTGTGAGTCAGAACGTGGAGATCGAAGCCACCCCCACCGACATGCCCGATGTGTACGACCTGCACCTGACGCTGACACGCCTGAGCGGCGACATCGCCAACTGGAAGCGCGTGAACCGTCGCTTCCTGAACACCCTGCGCAAACAGTTCCTCATCTGGCGGACGCTGCGCCAGGAGGAGCGCGAACGCTACCTGCAGAAGACCGATGGGCGACAGGCGGCGGGCGTGCCCAGCACACAACCGGCAACAGGTGCTTAG
- a CDS encoding DUF4190 domain-containing protein: MGYYVIAQDGNRYGPADIPTLQQWVREGRIAPNTTLEDEFTGTQIRASLLPELSHLFPSQTVPPGDSYRQPPPMAGGGPSSRATTALVLGILGLLCCGLLGIPAMIIGKQEMNSIDQGLAPVEGRGLAQAGYILGIVSLAIWVLGMLAWLAAFSSMTALR, translated from the coding sequence TTGGGATACTACGTGATTGCACAGGACGGCAATCGCTACGGTCCGGCGGACATACCCACCCTGCAGCAGTGGGTGAGGGAGGGGCGTATCGCGCCCAATACCACGCTGGAAGACGAATTCACGGGCACGCAAATACGGGCGAGCCTGCTACCGGAGCTGAGCCATCTGTTCCCGAGCCAGACCGTCCCACCCGGCGATAGTTACCGGCAACCTCCACCAATGGCCGGCGGGGGACCGAGCAGCAGGGCGACGACCGCGCTGGTGCTGGGGATACTCGGCTTGCTGTGCTGTGGGTTGCTGGGTATCCCGGCGATGATTATCGGCAAGCAGGAGATGAACAGCATCGATCAGGGGTTGGCTCCTGTGGAAGGGCGCGGTTTAGCACAGGCAGGATATATCCTGGGCATTGTATCGCTGGCGATTTGGGTGTTGGGCATGCTGGCATGGCTGGCAGCTTTCAGTTCGATGACGGCACTGCGGTGA